The following DNA comes from Trichocoleus sp. FACHB-46.
TTAGTTCAAGCATTTAGGAGAAGCAAGAAAACTGTCAGAAGACTCAGTATCGCTAGTAGTCTAACGGTACAGTTGAGTCAATACAGATAACTTTGTGATTCCAACTGATCAATTTTGATATTCGGCTTCAACGCCGAGTTAGCTAGGGGCAATCACCGCTGAACTTTGTCTAGCAGCTTAACATCGAGATCACAAAGATAATCCCGTCCGTATGTCTCGTTCTCCAACCCATCCACTAAATGCTGCGGTAAATCTTGGATGACCTCCTGGCTGCAACTCCCAGCCGCCAACGCGATCGTTGCCACCGTGTCAACATCGCCTCCAAAACGAACACAATCTTGCAAAATGGCACTAAGGCTTGTGTGACGAAGCACTGCTGTCACTGCTGCTCTGACACTCATCCATCCTTGAGCACCCACTTCGCCTTGCCACGGCTCATTCCACTGATACCCAGGAACGTGGCTATCAAGAAACTTCCCTAATGCTGACTTAACGCCCAAGTCATACAGAAAGTAATGCGTCATCAAAGCTGAGGCTTGGGCTGCACTGATGCCAGCAGGGGTATTATGAGTCACCTGCGTTTGAATCGAGGCTCGTTCTAACACCTCTTCCACCGTTGCAAAAATACCAACTGGACCTGCTCTCATCGCCGCCCCACTTTTGTCACTGTTGGGTTGGATGTTAGCCAGGAACTCTTCGCCAGTTTGAGTCTGCTGTAGAAATGCATAAAAGCGCGAAGCATAGCCTTCACGAGGGTCACGATGAAAGACTTCAACAAAACGATGAGCAAGGTGTAGAGGTGTCCAACGATCGTCTGCCACAATCGCTTCTGCGATCGCTATACTCATTTGAGTATCGTCAGTATATTGGCCAGGGCGTGTGCTGTATCGGGGGTGTTGGAGGTAGCCTGATAAATCATTACGTTCCAGAACTCGTTTTGAGACATATTCAAATCCAGCGCCGTATGCATCCCCAATCGCTAACTCCAATAACATATCTACCTACCCTCAGATAACCGATACTCAGGTTGCCCTTTCGATCATTACAGATCAGCTGCTTACATTGCTACTACGCCACTTTTGTGAAAGTTTATGGAACAATGCCTGAACTAGAGTTAACACCCCTTTGAGTGAAACGATTGAACGAGATTTGATGTCGGATCTGGAAGTGGGAATCTGGCTGAAGCGATTTTGGGTGGAGAGTACA
Coding sequences within:
- a CDS encoding ADP-ribosylglycohydrolase family protein, which produces MLLELAIGDAYGAGFEYVSKRVLERNDLSGYLQHPRYSTRPGQYTDDTQMSIAIAEAIVADDRWTPLHLAHRFVEVFHRDPREGYASRFYAFLQQTQTGEEFLANIQPNSDKSGAAMRAGPVGIFATVEEVLERASIQTQVTHNTPAGISAAQASALMTHYFLYDLGVKSALGKFLDSHVPGYQWNEPWQGEVGAQGWMSVRAAVTAVLRHTSLSAILQDCVRFGGDVDTVATIALAAGSCSQEVIQDLPQHLVDGLENETYGRDYLCDLDVKLLDKVQR